Genomic segment of Dehalogenimonas alkenigignens:
TGACCCCGGATATGGTGTCCAGGGCTCGAGAGAACGCCCGAAAAGGGGACATCACCAATGTGGAATTCAGACAGGGCGAGATCGAAAACCTGCCGGTGGCTTCAGGAACGGTGGATACCATCATCTCAAACTGCGTCATCAACCTGTCGCCGGACAAACCCAAAGTGTTTGCCGAGGCTTTCCGGGTGTTGAAGCCTTGCGGCCGCATCGCGGTGTCGGATATTGTGTTGACCGAACCCCTCCCGGAGTATATCCGCGACTCCGTGGCCGCCTACACCGCTTGCGTGGCCGGTGCGGTTTTGAAGGAGGAGTACCTTGCCGCTATCCGGGACGCGGGTTTCGAAAAGGTTCAAATCATCGGCGAGACATGCTTCGACCTTGATTTCATCGAGATGGCCCCCGGCTTGATGCTGGAAGCTGAGTCGCTCGGCTTGACCGAGGCAAAGATCCAGCACATCTCCGAGACTATTATGAGCATTAAGGTTTCGGCGGTGAAGCCGGCTTCTTAGGCGGAACGGCGCTCAAATTCCAGCCTTAAAATTCTCGCCGTCGCCGGTGAGACTTTGACCCGTTCGTCGAGGCGGCAGCCCGCCACCCAGACGATCTGTCTAGGGTTGACAACGATGGGAACGCGGGATCGCCGGTCTTGTGGAATTTTGGCGTCGATGAAGAAGTCCTTGAGCTTCTTTTCAGCGCCCATACCCAGCGGCACGAAACAGTCCCCCGGCCGTCGGGCGCGTACCATCAGTTCGCCGCCGGCAGCGCCGAAATCCAATGACTGGGCGTATGGACTCGCCTCTTTTTCCGGCGGGTTTTCGGTGACCGAGTCTTTAATGCTCGCGACAACCCGCCAACCGTCAATATCCGTCACCCCGGGAATATTCAGCGGATGCGCGCCTTCAATCGTCGGCAGCAGGGTCAAAGCATTCAAATCGCGGCCGAGCAACACTTCCGAATAGCCGGCGGAGAACGCCAGACCCCCGGGAAGATCTATGCTGCGGCCGGCACCGCCGCTGGCGATCTCCAGCATGTCTTCGATGTGGACCGCCTCGATGTCTTTAGGACTCCCCAGCGCCGCCACCAGCAGCCGCCGCAGTACGGCGCGCCGCAGGGCGGGGTGAAGGCCGCCCAGGCCGGACTTGTCGATAGCCACGACCGGGCCGTTCTTCTTTACCAGGCTTTCAATGGCGTTCGCGGCTGCCGTTTCGATGAAATCAACCTCATCGGCGGCAAGTCTCGACAAACGAGATATTGCCTCGTCAACGGCCGGATTGAAGTGTTCACGGATCATGGGCAATAGTTCAAGCCTGATGCGGTTGCGTGTCGGGGTTAGCGATTCATTAGTGAAGTCAGCGCGGAATGACAGGTCGTGTTCGCGGCAATAGAGTTCAACTTCTTCACGCGACAGGCAAAGCAGCGGCCGGATGATACGCAGCGGATTAACATCCCTAGAGTGGAATTCGCTGGCAGCTTTCAGCCCCACCAGGCCTGTCAGTCCGGTGCCCCGGAGCAAGTGCAGCAGCACTGTTTCCACGTGGTCATTTTTGGTATGCGCTACGGCCACAGAGGCGGCGCCGGTTCGTCGGGCCGTTTCTTCCAGAAACTGGTAGCGGACGTCGCGCGCGGCTTCCTCCGGCGAGAGCCGGTGCTTCTTTCGGTAACTCTGAACATCCCTCCGGTCGATGGTGAATGGCAGGCCGAGGTCCTGGGCTAAGGCGGCGACGTAATCGGCGTCGGCGGCGGATTCCGGCCTCAGCCCGTGGTCCAGGTGAGCAACATGCAGCTCAATTCCGAGTTCGCTTTTGACTTTATGTAATATGTGCAACAAGGTGACCGAATCGGCACCGCCGGAGACCGCTGCCACCACCCTGTCACCCCTGGACACCAGGCTGTGACCGCGGAGGATGTCAAGAACTCTTTTGTCAATCAAGTCCATTGATAAGATTATAGCAGTTAGAGGAAGCGGCGGCAGTCTGCCTACCAGGGCTGGCTGTCTACCTGGAAGCATGACTCGTTGAAGACGACCAATTTGGCGTTTAGCTCGGGGTCGACCTCAATAACTGACAGGCTGCCGGTGTTCAGGCGAAATTTCCGGATGTCGCCTTCAGCTAAACCCAGTACCCGACAAACCAGAGACAGAACTACGAAATAGTGGGTTACGATGAGTGCCTCGCCATCCGGGAAACGCCGTACCAGAGTCTCTACGACGTCCCAGGCGCGTGCCCTGACATCGGCCAGGGATTCGCCTCCGGGCAGCTTCGGCAGGCCTTCGGCAGTGGCGGCGGTCAACAGTTTTCCTAGGCTGCCGCCGATCTCGGTCACGGAACGTCCCTCCAGGTCTCCGGCATCAATTTCTCGCAATCCGTGCTCGAGTTCGACTGCCATCTGACCGTGCTCCCGGGCGATAGCTTCGGCCGTTGCCCGGGCGCGGCCCAGTGGACTGGATACAATAGCGGATAGCTTCTCGTTTGCCAGACGTCCCGCCAGGCACTTGACCTGCTTAAGACCGGTCTCGTTCAGTGGCGTGTCAGATCCTCCGCCCTGGATGCGCTTCAGGCGGTTCCATTCGGTCTCGGCGTGACGGGCAATAAAGATTCGTGTCATTACCAGTTATGCCACTTGAAATTTGTTTCTGATTTCCCTGTCCTCAACCAGCTGACTCATCCTAATTGTCTTGAGCCAGCACTAATCGCACCCGGTGAATTGCCATGGGGTGCTGGGCGAAACCCAGGGCTAATGCCACCTGTTCAGGGCGGCCGGAACCGGAAGGGTCGTTCTTAAGCCGCATGGACAGGTTCACACTATCCCGGCCGAAAGCCTCGACGGTGATGTCGTCGATCTGGGTGCGCAGGTCGTAATGCCGGGTTTCATCGTCACGCTTATGGCTCCATTCGAGGGTGGCCTGGCCAAGCAGGTCGCCGACGGCTTTATTAATTACCTCTGCCGGCCGGTCCAGCGGCAGCGTCACCCGGTACTCGGCAAAACGCATCATTGACTGCAGCGACGGCCCCTCCAGCGGCAGAAAAATCCCCTGATCGATGGTCAGCCCCTCCGGAAGCACGGCTGACAGCAGCCCCAGCGCCGTCTGGACCGCCGGCGGGTTCTCCAGCCAGACCTCCATCAGTTCGGCCTCGCCGGTCCAACCTACCGCCAGCGGCGAGGCAACCGCCAGCCGGGGGTGGGCGTTGAAGCCCTCGGAATAGGCAATGCCGAGTCCGGCGCGGCGGAACAGCCGCGGCCACAGCCGCATCATATCCAGGTGCGAGATGAATTTCAGGCATTCGCCGCGGGCGAAAAGCAGACGGAAACGGCGGGTGTTGATCAATTTCGAACCTTCTTAAACCGAGATGAACGGCGGGATGGCGATTATTTACCTGCGGTCTGCGGCGGAGTGCCGGCGACAGGCTGGACGGGGGACGTCGCCGCTGTCTGTTCAGGCTTTTTTTCCTTGGTAATCAGCACGTCCTCGATCTTTTTGCCGCGCATGCGGGTAACTACCAGCTTCAAGCCGTCATGCCGCAGCACCTGTCCCTGCCGGGGTATCTGGCCTAACTTTTTCATGATGAATCCGGCTACCGTCTCATAGTCTTCGCCTTCGGGCAAGTTTAGCTCCAGTTCTTCGTTCAAGTCATTGACCCGCATGCCGCCGTCCACCTGGAAGGTGTATTCATTGATGGACTCATAGTCCTTTTCGGCGCGGGACAGTTCATCGCCGACCGGACCTACGATCTCTTCCATCAGCCGGGACAGGGAGACAACCCCCGCGGTCCCGCCGTGCTCATCAATGACCACGCACATACGGAAATTCTTGTCGCGCATCTCATTGAACAGCTCGCCTATTGGTTTGGATTCCGGGGCAAAATAGGCGGGGCGCATCAAGCCGTCG
This window contains:
- a CDS encoding arsenite methyltransferase; amino-acid sequence: MKDTEIKNYVKERYGGIARSGGGCGCGTGCCGDPSPDLISRAIGYSDEDLSAVPEGANLGLGCGNPTAIAALKPGETVLDLGSGAGFDAFLAARQVGPAGKVIGVDMTPDMVSRARENARKGDITNVEFRQGEIENLPVASGTVDTIISNCVINLSPDKPKVFAEAFRVLKPCGRIAVSDIVLTEPLPEYIRDSVAAYTACVAGAVLKEEYLAAIRDAGFEKVQIIGETCFDLDFIEMAPGLMLEAESLGLTEAKIQHISETIMSIKVSAVKPAS
- the tilS gene encoding tRNA lysidine(34) synthetase TilS gives rise to the protein MDLIDKRVLDILRGHSLVSRGDRVVAAVSGGADSVTLLHILHKVKSELGIELHVAHLDHGLRPESAADADYVAALAQDLGLPFTIDRRDVQSYRKKHRLSPEEAARDVRYQFLEETARRTGAASVAVAHTKNDHVETVLLHLLRGTGLTGLVGLKAASEFHSRDVNPLRIIRPLLCLSREEVELYCREHDLSFRADFTNESLTPTRNRIRLELLPMIREHFNPAVDEAISRLSRLAADEVDFIETAAANAIESLVKKNGPVVAIDKSGLGGLHPALRRAVLRRLLVAALGSPKDIEAVHIEDMLEIASGGAGRSIDLPGGLAFSAGYSEVLLGRDLNALTLLPTIEGAHPLNIPGVTDIDGWRVVASIKDSVTENPPEKEASPYAQSLDFGAAGGELMVRARRPGDCFVPLGMGAEKKLKDFFIDAKIPQDRRSRVPIVVNPRQIVWVAGCRLDERVKVSPATARILRLEFERRSA
- a CDS encoding histidine phosphatase family protein; its protein translation is MTRIFIARHAETEWNRLKRIQGGGSDTPLNETGLKQVKCLAGRLANEKLSAIVSSPLGRARATAEAIAREHGQMAVELEHGLREIDAGDLEGRSVTEIGGSLGKLLTAATAEGLPKLPGGESLADVRARAWDVVETLVRRFPDGEALIVTHYFVVLSLVCRVLGLAEGDIRKFRLNTGSLSVIEVDPELNAKLVVFNESCFQVDSQPW
- a CDS encoding TIGR03936 family radical SAM-associated protein — encoded protein: MINTRRFRLLFARGECLKFISHLDMMRLWPRLFRRAGLGIAYSEGFNAHPRLAVASPLAVGWTGEAELMEVWLENPPAVQTALGLLSAVLPEGLTIDQGIFLPLEGPSLQSMMRFAEYRVTLPLDRPAEVINKAVGDLLGQATLEWSHKRDDETRHYDLRTQIDDITVEAFGRDSVNLSMRLKNDPSGSGRPEQVALALGFAQHPMAIHRVRLVLAQDN